CAAATCGAACTTATCTGTGTTGGATTGAACTAACCTAAAAGGGATAACCCATActaaccgaaccgaatccgcaTGCCTAGACATAAACATCAAATCTTTATGTCACTTATTCCATATAGAAAAATCCCAAAATCAATAGCATTACAAACTAGGATCAAAGAATCAAATCAAGAACACACAAAGTTGCTCACTTATGTTTAAGAACTTTCTCAAGAAATTGAGTTCCTCCATCGTCTCGGTTTCCTCGTGGGTTGATGATCAACACCGGCTTGTTCACCTCCGACCATATCTTGAGTCTCATGTCCACTCATCTTAGTCAACTTACTTAGCTTCTTCCAACCACTGGTCCAAGCGGAAGACGAAATGTTCTTGACTTTCCCTGTTTTCTCAAACTGTCTTTGCATCACTTCCATCTCATTCTGAAGCTCAACATACTTTGTCTTCACCGTCTCTAACTCGAACTTCAACGTGTTAATATCCTTCTTAGCCGCAGCCCAACCTTCctgtttatttttcaaaatgacaAAACTTTCATAACCAAATAGTTTGTGTATAAACTTCAGTGAGTCTTTCTCTTACTTGCCTGGAAAGATTGTGGTGTAGCTTCGATCAATGTCTTACGGTTTGGGATCATTGGTTGATAAGTAGTACCCATGGCTTCTCCTAACGTAGTTGACTCCTTGAGTGATGTGTTGGCTAAGGCGTTACTGATCTTTACTTGCTCTGAGAAGAGGACTTGAACCACCACTCGCAATGGTAACCTCTCGTTCTGAGCCGCGTGCATGCATGCGTCCATTGATAGCTTTTGACAGTCCATCACTCTGCATAGCCGCTTCCTCTCGTGTTCCGACAGTGTCGGATGCGCCTGTCGTTCAAACCAAACATGTTCAAACAAAACAAGATTTGTATTCAACCATAAGACCCTTCATTTCTACCTTAAGTAATGTTTTTAAAGCCAAAACTGAACCGAATAATTATTTAGATCATGGTTCAATATCGTTTGACTGGATTAAACTTGATTCAAATTTGTTAtctttgttaatttttaatatataaattaaatcattgtagtaaatatgatacataattaaaatatatataaatattaaatatagtcACTAGAAATATTAACTACTTTTTTGTAGATACATTGCTTTTTTTTCAACCGGTTCAGTTTTAATGGTTTTTATTCGGTTCAatatcaataattttaaaacttaactGACTAGGTAAGTGATTTATGGTCGAACTTGATCCAACTATATCGGATCAGTCctgttttaaaaacactgaccTTAAGATATGAATCAATTGCTCTGTATAGCCCATCGTCACAACTCCTAGCAGATTCAGGCAAAGCCTCAGCCAAAACCTGAAACTTCGTCAACGGCAAGTTCCTGTCTCTAGCAACTTCAGTAAGATAACTATCCACAAGCCTCGCGACTCTCATCTTCGCGTTCTGATTACTGCTACCgttaccaccaccaccaccactgaTGCTATTCGCTCTCGGGATTCCGGCGTCGGCGTACGGCGACATTCTACTCGGGCTCGACCCTTCAGTCTGCTCCTGAACGAGAAAATGCTCCAACAGCCTCTGAACAAGATCAACGTCGTACATCGTCTCTCCTTTGTTGCTGTAACTCGGAATCAGGAGATCCTGAAGAGTCGCTTGCTCGAACTGCATTCCGACGCGTTTCTCCAGCTCGGTGATCAGCGCGGGGGCTACTTTGAGCATGTTGGCTGCTCTGAGGAGGCGGAGGAGGAAGGTGCAGGTGACGGAGTCTTTCTGTGGAGGGATGATGCTGATTAGGGACTCGACGATCATGCGTTGGTCTTTGGGGCTGATTCCGTGTCCGGCGAGGTAAGGGGCTGAGTCTTGTTGATGTTGTCCGTTTGGTTTCCCGGAGAGGACCATGTGGAGACCGCCTCTCCAGTCGGGGCCGGAGCTTCCTCCGCTGCTGTTGCTTCCGTGGCTCACACTCATTTCGTCTGGAGATCCTTCTTTGATAAGACCCGGAAGCCATTTTCCGGCGTAATGCGTTATTGATGCTCCTAGAAGTTCAAATCTCATTCCTTTCACCTGTTTCATGCGTTATGATTAGTCCTCGGCATATTATCCCAAACCCGAAAATGGTTGAAAGAGAAGTATACTATGTACCTTGATCGCAGTGATGACACGAACGAAGTGATCGATTCTCAAGATGGATACATCTTCGAACCACCAATCTGGAGGAACAGGCTGGTTGTTGCTATTATTGTTCCTACTCGGGCTAGAATAGAAACCTGAGTCCTTTGGTTCTTTCCATTTAGGACTAGAACTCGCCAAGTTATTAGCAGTTGATGGAGATGGTGACTTCCCTGTGTAAGCCCATTTAATCCCTTTTGGATTACTACAAGCCTTCCAAGCGATAGATTCACTACATCTCCTCACAATCTGAAGATTCTCAGCCCAAGGTGAGAGCTTCTCACAGCTCTTTAGCACCAAGATCGAGTCTCTCCATGAAGACAGAACCACGTAGCTAAGAAAGGCTTCTGTCTTGAAGATTAGGTTCCCTTCCTCAAGATCCTCTGTCATCTCGAGATACTCAGCTGCGCAACGCAGACCTGATATGTTAGTTGCCGTGAGATCCACGGGAACTCCGTAGCAGAACTTGGATGCGAGCTCAAACGCTTCTGGTCCTCCAGGTAGATCATCAAGAAGAAGTATGGTCGGGTCAGGGTCTCGTGACTCGTAGATCAATCTGTTCATCTTCCCGCTGCGTGACAGCAACGGATACTAAAGCAAAGAAACAGATACATATTAAAACCATaaagcttaaaaaaaaaaaaaaaacaaatctgaaaCTCCAGCGTTAATGATATTGACTCGGGAGCTTTTTTTTACCTTGTGTAAGTGAAAGTTCATGTCGCCTATTTTAACCAGAAGATCACTGGGGATGTCCGTAGCAACAAACCTAATCAAACCAAAGGTTTTATAACTTCCTTAACAAGGAAAGATGTTGTTAATTAgttgttttgaagttttgaggacATTACCAAGATTGGCCTCTAAGCTCAAAGCCATCAGTCTTGACGCCGGCATGTTTGTTAgaactcaaaactccattaccatactctcttcctcctcctcctacaACCCCGGAGTCGCTCTCAGATTCCCACATCTTTCACAAACTCTTTGTGATAGAAGCAAGAGAAGATActagagagagaggagaagatTGGAAGTGGAAAGAGTGTGAAATAAACAGTTCCAATAAAGGAGAGACTGATTAGTTTTTGATTATAAagatgaaagagaaagaaaagctTATCCCCACATGGGATGCTATAAGATTTGGAGCTTTCTCTGAATTGTCTATTTTCTCAGAGAGAATTTAAAACTAAGTCTCTGATATTTGTATCTACAGGCTGTGAAGTAATGGGCTTGCAGCACTTTGCTTCTCTATTATCAAATATAATCAACACTCTGCCCACTCTTATCTTATAAAACTAGAGTGTATATGtcttttttagattttacaaaGAATAATTGAGTTACTGACAGTTGTTACATGATTTTCAGTGAAGAGATCAGAggtgaaaacaaaatatatgattcagttttttttttttaaactataaatataggGACAAGTTGGAGAGTGAGTGTCATTAAACTATTGATATGACAAGCCTAgttccttcttctttgcctACCTGTTTTTGATGTTGTTGAATCATCTCTATGTACAATGgcattttaactttttatttgtttctttgctCATTTTTCTTATTTGGAGTTTTCATACAAGTCCATGCATTTCCCTATTGTTCTCTTCTCATTTTCTGCATATATCTCCTCTTACTTTCCTTCAAATTATTCCTCCTTCATTCCCTAATCTAAATGTTTCCAGCAATACTTTGAATTTATAGTTTGAAAGTGATAAGTTCTACCAGTTAGAAAAAGTGTTGTATCATTGTTGCTGAATccatatgtaaatatattgttaCATATAAATGAAAGTTGTGTTACATAAAGACTGAATCCGGATTTAGACATATAAagtttgttaaaaataataatatttgccACTGCAACTCCTTCAGAGCTTGCTACTTTGTATATTATTGAAGTGGTAGTTggttaatgaaaaataaaatggaagAAAAAGTTGGAAGCATTAAAAACAAAGGTTGTTCATTCTTACATAAATGGAgacagagaaagaagaaatggTCCATAAGAATATTATATATGTCAACATTCATACACACTGGTGGTTATTGATCAGTTCCAATCTTCacttaatatacatatatcgaTGAGTTTCAATCAAATTGTTTTGGTCGAAGGCTCGAGACTATGTTTTTAATACTTATAGATTAGATTGATTAAAACTCGTTTGTTATACAACTAATTTCGttaattatattttggttttaaagTGTATCAATCACATTGTAGTACTAATGAAACAGGTCGTTTTCAAGAACCAATCTTATAACTCTTACCTCCACGTATGGAGTGgccataaatatataatagccACATATTTGATTGGATTGTAACGAGGGTTTGTAACATATGGGTCAATATGTTTCTTTTCTATGACTAATATCTTATATACACAACCGTAATAATTTGATCTTATTAGGCACAAATCAATATATCATTATCAACCACATACACATAATATTGGCTTACATATAAAAAATCGCATTattgatggtggtggtggtgatagGTGCCACATCGCCTTCGTATGTTAAAAGCCTCGTGTAAAATTGTCGGGACGGGATCTACTCATCTGACGGCTCTCTTTTCGCAAAAGGGAAGACAGTATCTAACAGTCAGGATCTACCTCAAGTCACTTCCCTTTCAGTTTTGTTTGGGCTCAGAAAGTCAGTAAGAACTTTCTCAATTTGACATGCCCCAACAAGAGGTCTAAAGCAGATGAAAGATGTATGCTCTAAACCTCTTAGTGATTCAGAAGGTTATATTGGGCTACTATTAAGGCCTTGAGGGTTCATTCATTACAATTATAACATCCACTGTGCTACTAGCCTACTATGAAGGCCTTAAGGCTCATGTTATGATGGATATATTGCAATCACATTgttgttactctctctctagtctcaaTCTTCTCTTTTGGGCTTATTTGCTTACCAGTAAGATACCTATATTTTTTCATTGGGCTAATTTGTTAATATACGCAAAATCATTATTACAATCAATTAAGGCATGTTACCATAATAATCTTGAATTACACTTCACATTTTGATCGTATGATATTGTCGTTTTGCAGCTCATGATTTTGTATCTTTTTTGCATTATATTGTTGTTAACATTTTAGAAATTATTAGACCAAAACTGTAAATAAATTTGGCAATAATAATATCTGGTAAACTCATATATTAATATGTATGGGACTCATGAGATCAACAAAAATGAGAAACAAATAGTAATCcgaaataataaaaaggaaaaataaataatcatcaCTCTCtgcaaatattttaaataaataaatacctaGTTATTCTAAAAAAATCCATGCAAAGAACCTACATAGCCAAAACGGCAGCGGTTAACATAACAGCGACGGATCCAAAGACCGCGTAGCTGTTAGAAACGGCGCCGCTTACGGGAGCGGGAGCTTGAGCAGGCGAGTTGGAGATAGAGGAGGGAGAAACAGCCGGCAAATCTGAAGGAGAATCTGCTGATGGTGGCGATGGAGGAGAGGCGGAGGATTCTGGAGTCAACGCGGTTTGAGGAGTAGGAGAAACAGCTGGTGCAGGAGACATCGCATTCTTAGGTGAATGCGCCGGAGAGATCCGCCTTCCTCCGTTAGATGGAGCTGGTGCCGGAGATTGAGCCACCGTGAACGAAACGAAAAAAGCGGCGAGGAGAATGAACCCTAGAGATTTTGAGAGAGCCAttataagagagagagagagaggttcgAACTTTGCTCTTTtcgtatgtttttctttttttacgaGTGTTTGCTTAATTGCTTTTGATGTCTACGAAGTTAGGAGAAGAGTCTTTATATAGAGACGAAGTGGGATCCACTGTTTTGAGTTAAATGGTGAATCTGCACCGTTGATACGTACGTTTAAGACCGACTTTAATCTAACGGCTTACATTTCATTCAACAGCATAAAAGTAAAACAGGTGGGGACAAGCCTaatgggaaagaaaaaaaaaaaaaaaaacgcgtATGGCTTCATCCCCCTCGACTACGGCGCTAACGGCTCTATGACAGATGTGATTATTGAATCACGAGCGTACATGTGTTGGCCTTATTAACGCGTGATGGAAAAGGAAAACATGACCGTTGTTATAATTTTCTTCCATAATTAAAACGTCTATGACATTGTTTCTTTCCCTTTTCTTCTGGTCCttcttaaatatattatgtcATAGTTTGATATGTGTAAGATTTACAATAAATTTTGGATGTTAAtctaattctatattttggttgtatctattgatgaataatttattttgatttttcttggGGCTGTGCATTATATTAAGAGTTATTTTTGGGCTCACCCCATAGGTTCACCggccaataggatttcattatttcaaattcgatatcttttaaaaaagaaaacaaaatattatcaagttatattatgtttttaaaataaaaaagtaaaaaaaaaatagcagttacagaaaaaagaattaaaaaaaacctttttaacgtcgtcagcaaaacactaaatcctaaatctcaatccttaaaccctaaatccttgaaTAAACTTAAACcattgggtaaactctaaaccttggggtaaaccctaaacccttggataaatcataaactctaaataaaaacactaaaccctaaattttaaaccctaaacccttgaatgttttagtgtttcgtgattttgatttaaagtttaagatttatcctaaagtttaagatttatcctagagtttagggtttaccaagggtttagggtttagggtttagagattaggatttagggtttaatgttttgccgacgatgttaaaaatatattttttttgtaattactactattttttatttatttatttttaccttttaattttaaaaagataatataatttgataatattttgtttctttttttaaaagatatcgaatatgaaataacacaatcctattggtcgGTAAACCTCTAGGTTCAGGCGCTGAGGTATCCCAGGAATAAGtcatattaaaactaaaaatttgcAAGAATTTGTCTTCGTTATACAAATATTCATGTAACTGCAAACCCAGTAATATAAGCCCAGCGAAAAATATCTATGAAGGAACCCAATGATAGAGGCGCAGTTGAAAAATATTGAAAGGCTATGGTCGAGGCCTGGTCGACCGAAATTGAAGGCTATGGTCGGATCCTTGAGGGCCAGTTTTAGTGATTTCCAGAGATTTGGAGTGAAATTGTAAAGGATATACAAGCTTTCCAAATTTGAATGCAACTCTTTTGCACGAAAGGGTAACTGAGtcggattttaaaattttaacaaatttcacaaaaaaagtttctaTGTGACAATTAGATGTTCAATTTGTTTCgtttgtacaaaaaaaaaaatatctctttTATCGATGATCATCATACTTATATTATTATGGTTTAGGAGATTGTAAGAGCAAAATGATGTTATTAGGAATAAATTGTACACTACAAAGCTTCCTCGTTTCACAGTTTAACAAATCAAATGCAACTACTCAACTCGAAAGTAAACAATGTTGAAAATATCGTAACACAAGAATTGttgaaaataacataaaagaTTAGACTAGAAGAACATAAATCAAATCCAATCGAAAGTATTTTCTTGGCTTGCTCTTTTGTGTCAAATTTctttcctgttttttttttcaaaagtattATCTTATATGTCTTCCCGGTTTGattcggttcatcctggttctCGAAAAACTTTAGGACTCAAGACTCCGTGGTTTCAGTCTTCTCCACAACATCACCATTGAACTTCAAGCCATACATGTgacccatcttagttctcttcGTCTCCAAATATCTCTTATTTTCCTTTGTAATAAGACTCAAGAGAGGAACTCTTCCCACAATGGCTAATCCATATCCCTTCAGACCAACGTACTTTGCCGGATTATTCGTCATCAGCTTCATCGTCCTCACTCCCAAGTCCCTTAGCATCTACACAATGAAAACGAATTAGTGAGAATCCAAAGGCAAAAAAAGTATTGATCTTTGATGATATATACCTGTGCACCAATTCCATACTCTCTAGAATCAACAGGAAGTCCCAACTCCTCATTAGCTTCAACAGTGTCACGACCAGCATCTTGCAGATTGTAAGCTTGGAGCTTATGTCCTAAACCAATCCCTCTTCCTTCATGTCCACGCAAGTAAACCAACACACCACGACCAGCAGACTCGATCTGCTGCATCGAAAGTGATAGCTGGTTCCCGCAATCACACCTTGCTGATCCAAATATGTCTCCCGTGAGACATTCTGAATGGACCCTCACTAGAATGTCTTGACCATCACCTATCTCTCCCTGCCACAATTTTCACACAAACGCGTTTTAGAAGTCAAAATCAAAGAGAGAGATGTTTTTAAAAAGCATTGCTCTAACCTTAACCATTGCAATGTGCTCTATCCCGTCTAATATAGACCTGTAGCAATAAGCTGTGAAAGGTCCCCACATTGTTGGGATCCGAGCTGCAGAAGAACGTTCCACTAGCTTATCTCTCTTCCTTCGATATCTATCTCACCAGAACAAAAGGTTTTTGTTCAAAGCTTTTTAGTTTCAAGAGGAAGTATATACTCCCtccttttttaaatataagtgtTTTAGGTAAAGCACACTTAATAAGTAATTAacttttttatctaaaaatatgaattaaactataaatttaaaactattcaaaaatagatcataaaatatagtaattgattaaacagtttttttatgaagttaaaatcattttaaaatatgaaaatattctaCATATTGGTACAtcaaaaatctttataaaatatatgaagagGGGCACAGAGGCCTAACCTGATCAAATCAGCAATGGAGACAATCTTCAGGCAATTCTCGGCTGCAAACTGACGGAGCTTTGGTAATCTAGCCAtggagccatcatcatcaaCGATCTCACACAGTACTCCAACAGGATCAAGTCCAGCTAAAACAGTGAGATCAACAGATGCTTCAGTGTGTCCAGCTCTTTTCAAAACCCCGCCTTCTCGGTACTTGAGCGGAAAGATATGCCCTGGGCGGTTGAAATCTTCAGGCTTTGAGTCTCTTGAAGCAAGGGAGAGTATCGTTGTCGCCCTGTCACGTGCTGATACTCCTGTCGTTGTACCATGCTTTGCATCCTACaaataaaaagcaaagaaaATGCTTCAAAATCAAGAACCAAGatcaaagagagagaagaaagacaCATACGACAGTGACTGTGAATGCGGTGCAGAGCTTCTCTTCGTTCTCCTTGTGATTCACCATAAGAGGAAGGTTCAACCTCTCGAGATCATCTTCCTTCATACTCACACAGACAATCCCAGTTCCATGTTTGACGATAAAAGCCATAGCTTCAGGTGTAGCTAGCTGAGCAGCCATGACTAAATCGCCTTCGTTTTCTCTATCTTCATCATCCACAACCACCACAAGCTAACACAACATAACCGCCACATCAAATCAAGGAACAGGAAACAAAAGTGAAAAAAGAAACGAACCTTTCCTTGGCGAATGTCTTGAATGGCCTCAGGGATGGAAGAGAAGCCAGGCGTAGGCAAATCCAGCTCGTAGTCGTCGTCATCAGCGACGAAGCCATTGGGTGGTGCGTTAGATGAATCTGAAGGAGCAAGTGTTCCGAGGGAAACTGAATCCGCCTGTGACGGATCTTGGATGGGAGCGTTT
The window above is part of the Brassica napus cultivar Da-Ae chromosome C3, Da-Ae, whole genome shotgun sequence genome. Proteins encoded here:
- the LOC106426651 gene encoding bifunctional riboflavin biosynthesis protein RIBA 1, chloroplastic, which translates into the protein MSSSINLSSSSPSTISLSRSRLSQTCTTPIHCVALPCNHQPSLSIKTTGKVKVKASVISREDDLLSYTNGNAPIQDPSQADSVSLGTLAPSDSSNAPPNGFVADDDDYELDLPTPGFSSIPEAIQDIRQGKLVVVVDDEDRENEGDLVMAAQLATPEAMAFIVKHGTGIVCVSMKEDDLERLNLPLMVNHKENEEKLCTAFTVTVDAKHGTTTGVSARDRATTILSLASRDSKPEDFNRPGHIFPLKYREGGVLKRAGHTEASVDLTVLAGLDPVGVLCEIVDDDGSMARLPKLRQFAAENCLKIVSIADLIRYRRKRDKLVERSSAARIPTMWGPFTAYCYRSILDGIEHIAMVKGEIGDGQDILVRVHSECLTGDIFGSARCDCGNQLSLSMQQIESAGRGVLVYLRGHEGRGIGLGHKLQAYNLQDAGRDTVEANEELGLPVDSREYGIGAQMLRDLGVRTMKLMTNNPAKYVGLKGYGLAIVGRVPLLSLITKENKRYLETKRTKMGHMYGLKFNGDVVEKTETTES
- the LOC106426600 gene encoding classical arabinogalactan protein 1, giving the protein MALSKSLGFILLAAFFVSFTVAQSPAPAPSNGGRRISPAHSPKNAMSPAPAVSPTPQTALTPESSASPPSPPSADSPSDLPAVSPSSISNSPAQAPAPVSGAVSNSYAVFGSVAVMLTAAVLAM
- the LOC106426665 gene encoding root phototropism protein 3 isoform X1; its protein translation is MWESESDSGVVGGGGREYGNGVLSSNKHAGVKTDGFELRGQSWFVATDIPSDLLVKIGDMNFHLHKYPLLSRSGKMNRLIYESRDPDPTILLLDDLPGGPEAFELASKFCYGVPVDLTATNISGLRCAAEYLEMTEDLEEGNLIFKTEAFLSYVVLSSWRDSILVLKSCEKLSPWAENLQIVRRCSESIAWKACSNPKGIKWAYTGKSPSPSTANNLASSSPKWKEPKDSGFYSSPSRNNNSNNQPVPPDWWFEDVSILRIDHFVRVITAIKVKGMRFELLGASITHYAGKWLPGLIKEGSPDEMSVSHGSNSSGGSSGPDWRGGLHMVLSGKPNGQHQQDSAPYLAGHGISPKDQRMIVESLISIIPPQKDSVTCTFLLRLLRAANMLKVAPALITELEKRVGMQFEQATLQDLLIPSYSNKGETMYDVDLVQRLLEHFLVQEQTEGSSPSRMSPYADAGIPRANSISGGGGGNGSSNQNAKMRVARLVDSYLTEVARDRNLPLTKFQVLAEALPESARSCDDGLYRAIDSYLKAHPTLSEHERKRLCRVMDCQKLSMDACMHAAQNERLPLRVVVQVLFSEQVKISNALANTSLKESTTLGEAMGTTYQPMIPNRKTLIEATPQSFQEGWAAAKKDINTLKFELETVKTKYVELQNEMEVMQRQFEKTGKVKNISSSAWTSGWKKLSKLTKMSGHETQDMVGGEQAGVDHQPTRKPRRWRNSIS
- the LOC106426665 gene encoding root phototropism protein 3 isoform X2, coding for MWESESDSGVVGGGGREYGNGVLSSNKHAGVKTDGFELRGQSWFVATDIPSDLLVKIGDMNFHLHKYPLLSRSGKMNRLIYESRDPDPTILLLDDLPGGPEAFELASKFCYGVPVDLTATNISGLRCAAEYLEMTEDLEEGNLIFKTEAFLSYVVLSSWRDSILVLKSCEKLSPWAENLQIVRRCSESIAWKACSNPKGIKWAYTGKSPSPSTANNLASSSPKWKEPKDSGFYSSPSRNNNSNNQPVPPDWWFEDVSILRIDHFVRVITAIKVKGMRFELLGASITHYAGKWLPGLIKEGSPDEMSVSHGSNSSGGSSGPDWRGGLHMVLSGKPNGQHQQDSAPYLAGHGISPKDQRMIVESLISIIPPQKDSVTCTFLLRLLRAANMLKVAPALITELEKRVGMQFEQATLQDLLIPSYSNKGETMYDVDLVQRLLEHFLVQEQTEGSSPSRMSPYADAGIPRANSISGGGGGNGSSNQNAKMRVARLVDSYLTEVARDRNLPLTKFQVLAEALPESARSCDDGLYRAIDSYLKAHPTLSEHERKRLCRVMDCQKLSMDACMHAAQNERLPLRVVVQVLFSEQVKISNALANTSLKESTTLGEAMGTTYQPMIPNRKTLIEATPQSFQARRLGCG